The Rhodoferax ferrireducens T118 DNA segment TGAGAAAAAAGCTGATCGCAGGCAACTGGAAAATGAACGGCAGTCTGGCTGCCAATGAGGCCCTTGTGAAAGGTCTTCGAGTTGGGGTGGGCGCGTCAGTCTGTCAGGTCGCGTTGTGTGTGCCGTCGGTCTATCTGGCGCAATGCCAGGCGCTGCTTGTTGGCACTGCCATTGCTCTGGGTGCGCAGGATCTTTCCCAGCATGAGGTGGGCGCCTTCACGGGTGAAATTTCTGGGGCCATGCTTCAGGAATTTGGTGTACGTTATTGCATCGTTGGTCATTCCGAGCGTCGTCAATATCACTTTGAGACGGATGCCCTCGTTGCAGCCAAAGCGCAGCGGGCTCTGGCCTGTGGCATCACGCCGATTGTGTGTGTCGGCGAGACCCTGGCTGAGCGCGAAGCTGGCAGGACCGAAGAAGTCGTCAAGCGTCAACTGGCGGCGGTGATTCACGCCAATGGTCACTGCATCAGCGAGGTTGTAGTGGCCTACGAGCCGGTGTGGGCCATCGGAACGGGCAAGACAGCCAGCATCGAGCAAGCGCAGCAAGTGCACTCGGTGCTGCGCCAACAGTTGCAGGCCGCTTCAATCCAGGCGGATCGTATTCAGATAATTTACGGCGGCAGCATGAATGCTGCGAACGCCGCGGAGTTGCTGGCTCAGCCAGATATCGATGGTGGCCTGGTGGGTGGTGCCTCGCTCAAGGTCCCGGATTTTTTATCAATTATTGCTTCTGCTTGCTGATTTCAAGCATAAGCGTCTATATATTTAGGAGTATTCGATGAGCGCTTTATTAACTATTCTTCTCGCTGTTCAGATGATTTCTGCGGTTGCCATGGTGGGTCTAATTTTGGTGCAGCATGGCAAGGGCGCGGATATGGGCGCAGCGTTTGGCAGTGGAGGGTCAGGTAGTCTTTTTGGTGCCAGTGGCAGCGCAAATTTTCTGTCGCGCACCACGGCTGTGCTGGCCACGGTGTTCTTTGTTTGCACCTTGCTACTGGCTTATTTTGGTACGGCTCGTCCAACGGTGAGTTCGGGCAGTGTGCTTGAGGGTGCCGCTGTTTCAGTACCTGTTCCGGTGGTCGTTCCACCCTCGGTACCCGCGTCTGGTGCGGCGCAAAT contains these protein-coding regions:
- the secG gene encoding preprotein translocase subunit SecG; translation: MSALLTILLAVQMISAVAMVGLILVQHGKGADMGAAFGSGGSGSLFGASGSANFLSRTTAVLATVFFVCTLLLAYFGTARPTVSSGSVLEGAAVSVPVPVVVPPSVPASGAAQIPSK
- the tpiA gene encoding triose-phosphate isomerase is translated as MRKKLIAGNWKMNGSLAANEALVKGLRVGVGASVCQVALCVPSVYLAQCQALLVGTAIALGAQDLSQHEVGAFTGEISGAMLQEFGVRYCIVGHSERRQYHFETDALVAAKAQRALACGITPIVCVGETLAEREAGRTEEVVKRQLAAVIHANGHCISEVVVAYEPVWAIGTGKTASIEQAQQVHSVLRQQLQAASIQADRIQIIYGGSMNAANAAELLAQPDIDGGLVGGASLKVPDFLSIIASAC